DNA sequence from the Manihot esculenta cultivar AM560-2 chromosome 11, M.esculenta_v8, whole genome shotgun sequence genome:
CAGCAACAGCTAAAAATTTTGCTGCAAGTCAAAGCAAGAAAAGGAGGAAAATCTTGAAATCTGGCATTCATTTCAGCTGACTTTTCACCTATTAATTATTTCCTTGAGAAGAAAATATAGAAGTAAAACAAGTGCAAAGGAATGCCCTTTACAATTCAAGTATCATCCCAAGACAAACATTTCATCCAAAACTAATACAAAGTaaaaaatcctttttttttttgcacatGTTAAAGATGTTCTCAGCATTATCTACTTGTAGAATGATCAGGTTCAGAAGTTAATAATTGAATTCGAAAAAGATATCACTCATATAACGCAGAACAACAACCAAAAatgaaaaacaataaaaacCAGTCAGCTACTTTCTACACAGTTGGTGGTCATCAGAAAAGGCCACTTTGAATCCACCAACCACACATAAATATTATCACATTACTGGCAGGACATCCATATGGACTCGAACATAGATCCTTGTAGGGTTGATCTTTGTGACTGTTATAACTGATTAGAAAACAtctataataaaaatgaatgcAGTAGGCTACAATCCAATCCGTATTAGTTTGATGCTGTTAATCACAGAAAACAATTCACCTAGTACAACAAAAACCATAGACTAATATAAATAATGAGCCAGAACTTCTCTTACCCAAGCAACCAGATTCTGCTCTCCATGATCCCTTTTTTGATCAATTGCTTTCCTGCCTGTGATGAGCTCCAAAAGAACCACCCCAAAGCTATAAATATCTGATTTAAACGTCAATTGACCTGTCATTGCATAGTCTGGTGCACAATATCCATATGTGCCCATAACCCTTGTAGAAACATGGGTCTTATCCCCACTGGGTCCCACTTTGGCCAGGCCAAAATCAGATAGCTTTGGATGATAGCCCTCACCAAGCAAAATGTTCGAGCATTTCAGATCACGATATATAACTGGTGGCTTCATTTTTTCGTGCAAGTACTCTAAACCCTTAGCAGCAACAGCAGCTATTTTCATTCTTGTGTTCCAATCAAGTGGTTGCCTATTACGCGGAAGATCTGCAAAAGGAAAATTATTAAACAACAATAAATTAGAAAATGGTAAGTTAAGAAAATGAGCAATCAACACAAGGATGAGATGTTACAATGACTTACATACCATGCAAATGGTTTTCTAGGGATCCTAATGGCATGTACTCATACACCAATAGCCTCTGATCACCCTCGGCACAATATCCAATCAACTTGACAAGATTGGGATGATCTGCTAGACTTAATGTCAATACTTCAATTACAAACTCCCTAGTCCCTTGAACGCCATTTCGATCAAGTTGCTTAATAGCAACAACCTGTATAGAATAAAACAACATAATTCAAGTCTCACCAACAAATTAAAAGCAAATCATGAATGTGGACACTGTAAAAGGAACTTTACAGCAAATATGTTACGAGTAGAATAAAAGGGCACGCAAAAGTGTATCATATTTACTCTATTGAGTTGATTATTGCCCATGGCATACAGCAAGGGCCTTTTATTTTTTGGTATCAATGGGCTGCTTTCACTGACCTGATTGATTTTATCCAAATGCCCCTTGTAAACTTTGCCAAAACCTCCTTCACCCAAGAAACAATCTGACTGGAAATTGCCTGTTGCGGCTGCAAGTTCCTCAAAAGTAAAGGTCTGGGCGAGTTTCCCATTATTTCTCACATTCTTAGAAACCTCATCTAccaaatttaaattctttacATCTAAAGATAATTGATCATCATTAGAAGTACCCTCTTCCTTTACATTTGCAAATGGCTTTACTTTCAATGACCCTGTAGAACAAAGAAAAGCACAAACAGAAAAAAAATGGTtaaaaatgcaaaaaaaaatcacaatgcAAGGCAAATAGAGAGAAAaagccaattttttttttttttaaaaatagagattTATATATAAGGGTGCTATAAAAAGCCAAGGCCATCAAATTTGAAAGCAAACAAAGAACAGGCTAAGGACAAAATATTGAACACCCAAATGAGGGTTTTGGACTATGAGTTGGACTTACTTTCCcaaacattttaaataataataataataataataataaaaggacCATGAAAATAACATCACCGCCAACATAAACCCCAAACGAAGAAACCAGAAGGAGAAATGCCTCTTCATGAGAGACACAATATTGAGAAAGCCATTGATCATTTCAACAATTTCAGCATGAGTCAAAATTTAGCATTCCCTAATCATTCAGCTGTCAATCTCCTATTGATATACAAAAACACTTGAAATTAACaggggaaaaaaaagaagaagaaatcatCCTAAACAGTCCCCTTTGATCACTATCAAAGATGAAGAAAAAGGGCCCCAcactgaaaaagaaagaagaaaccagaattcaaaaaaaaaaaaaaaaacccataaaACTGGGGTTacgtttcaaaagttcaaaaacaaaacattaaagaaaataatgatcataaaatattatatagatACCTGAAGTGGTTCGTGTTTGATCGTTGCGTTTAATGCTATTATTGTTGCTTCTCTCTGATCGTTTGCTTGATCGTCCAGAGCAGCGAAAACACCCCATCTTcttgttattattatattttgattatttttatcaatttcaaacaaaaacccaaaaatcaaacataaattctctctcttttcttcttttgtttccTTTCTTTCTCGACTATCTACAGACACAGAGAGAGGAGAAGCACAGAATGTGGAAAACAGAGAGAGCTGCAAGAACTAGCTTCCTTAGGGgttttatatgtattttaatttttatattcctTTTTGGGCTTTGTTCCAGTGTTAAGAAGTGCAATATTGTTATATCATCTATTTACGTGGACGAATATTGATTTGACACGTAATAATTAGAAATTGTTTGGTCAAATAAGTTCACGTTGTTCTCATTGTTTTGTCCATTTGTGTAAAGAAGTGATGACGTGGCACATGGTTAGTAGTATGAGAGTGATTCGGTGTACCAACAGATCTTTGTCATTTTATTAGAagcaaaaataattatataaa
Encoded proteins:
- the LOC110625889 gene encoding probable serine/threonine-protein kinase PBL5, which produces MGCFRCSGRSSKRSERSNNNSIKRNDQTRTTSGSLKVKPFANVKEEGTSNDDQLSLDVKNLNLVDEVSKNVRNNGKLAQTFTFEELAAATGNFQSDCFLGEGGFGKVYKGHLDKINQVVAIKQLDRNGVQGTREFVIEVLTLSLADHPNLVKLIGYCAEGDQRLLVYEYMPLGSLENHLHDLPRNRQPLDWNTRMKIAAVAAKGLEYLHEKMKPPVIYRDLKCSNILLGEGYHPKLSDFGLAKVGPSGDKTHVSTRVMGTYGYCAPDYAMTGQLTFKSDIYSFGVVLLELITGRKAIDQKRDHGEQNLVAWARPMFKDRRNFSRMVDPLLKGQYPVRGLYQALAIAAMCVQEQPNMRPNVSDVVMALNYLASQKYDPQIDPVQGSHKTPSRHGPKKDNDRSAGNVSPESNGDS